The following proteins come from a genomic window of Candidatus Binataceae bacterium:
- a CDS encoding M20/M25/M40 family metallo-hydrolase, producing the protein MNLRTSFTGLLAALLVITVSSHAFAQASVSVGPAAHPLTRKAPPPKAIDWDKATQEATELLSKYIQINTTDPPGDELPAAKMLKDVFLENGIPATTWEPQPGRGIVAARLRGIGNHSKALILLSHMDVVPAVAKEWKVPPFSGLVKDGRIWGRGAIDDKGMGVMELMAMLAIKRAGILLDRDVIFIATGDEEVGGENGAGWFADHEHQVYSDAGFLLNEGGGIRDLKDGKKFYAVSVTEKTPLWLRLTATGPAGHASAPPADTAVTKLVRALQKLIDYQTPIRILTPVQDVYHTIGELEHGPKEFLNLEASLRDPAFLKQFIAEPGQNSQIRDTIAPTVLSGSEKTNMIPATAYAEIDCRLLPGSDPQAFLKNLKKTLGDDTIKIDVLLNFPPASSPSRSELMTAIETLARRTDKCPVVPTMVGGFTDCHYFRLKKIISYGFMPVELAPVGTSGVHGDNESIGINELSNGIRRMVELLKIFGGRS; encoded by the coding sequence CTCGTCATCACAGTTAGCTCCCACGCCTTTGCCCAGGCGAGCGTTTCGGTTGGACCCGCGGCTCATCCGCTGACCAGGAAAGCACCGCCGCCCAAGGCGATCGACTGGGACAAGGCGACGCAGGAAGCCACCGAGCTGCTCTCCAAGTACATCCAGATCAACACTACCGACCCGCCCGGCGACGAGTTACCGGCGGCGAAGATGCTCAAGGACGTGTTCCTCGAAAACGGAATCCCCGCGACGACGTGGGAGCCGCAGCCCGGACGCGGGATTGTCGCGGCGCGCCTGCGCGGTATCGGCAACCACTCCAAGGCTCTAATCCTACTGAGCCATATGGACGTGGTGCCCGCAGTGGCCAAGGAATGGAAGGTGCCGCCGTTCTCGGGCCTCGTGAAGGACGGCAGGATCTGGGGCCGTGGCGCGATCGACGACAAGGGCATGGGCGTGATGGAGCTGATGGCGATGCTCGCGATCAAGCGCGCCGGGATCCTGCTCGATCGCGACGTGATCTTCATCGCGACCGGCGATGAGGAAGTCGGTGGCGAGAACGGCGCGGGATGGTTCGCCGATCACGAGCACCAGGTTTATTCCGACGCCGGATTCCTGCTTAACGAAGGCGGTGGCATCCGCGATCTCAAGGACGGCAAAAAGTTCTACGCCGTCTCGGTCACAGAAAAGACTCCGCTGTGGTTGCGGCTGACGGCCACGGGACCGGCAGGGCATGCGTCGGCGCCGCCCGCCGACACGGCAGTGACCAAGCTCGTGCGGGCGTTGCAGAAGCTCATCGACTACCAGACGCCGATTCGAATCCTCACTCCGGTGCAGGATGTCTACCATACGATCGGCGAGCTCGAGCACGGCCCCAAGGAGTTCCTGAATCTCGAAGCGTCGCTCAGAGATCCTGCCTTCCTGAAGCAGTTCATCGCCGAGCCCGGACAAAACTCGCAGATCCGCGACACGATCGCGCCGACGGTCCTGTCGGGATCCGAGAAGACCAACATGATTCCCGCCACCGCGTACGCGGAAATCGATTGCCGGCTGCTGCCGGGTTCGGATCCGCAGGCGTTCCTCAAGAACCTCAAGAAGACGCTTGGCGACGACACGATCAAGATCGACGTGCTGCTCAATTTTCCGCCCGCCTCGTCGCCGTCGCGCTCCGAGCTGATGACGGCGATCGAAACGCTGGCGCGGCGCACCGACAAATGTCCCGTCGTGCCGACGATGGTCGGCGGATTCACTGATTGTCACTATTTCAGGCTGAAGAAGATCATTTCTTATGGCTTCATGCCCGTGGAGCTCGCGCCGGTGGGAACGAGCGGCGTGCACGGCGACAACGAATCGATCGGTATCAACGAGCTGAGCAACGGAATTCGACGGATGGTCGAGCTGCTGAAGATCTTCGGCGGCCGATCGTAG